A window of the Lactuca sativa cultivar Salinas chromosome 7, Lsat_Salinas_v11, whole genome shotgun sequence genome harbors these coding sequences:
- the LOC111889297 gene encoding uncharacterized protein LOC111889297, which produces MEALQGQPTERKGKLTKVERNKQLCKAIVEYRWDDVESMINEDKGVITEAIDSDGNMILHIVVEMGSNYFVSEMLSKIEDVKLPKMKNKYGSTTLHIAAIVGNKEAAKLLIKKNKVLLDATDFKGETPLHKAFENMHLSTIEYLLKVANDDGKPKLEVDVKKGINVLVNAISAKQYDLTKELIKRYPEFVVEDDDVLMAIAKTFPSGLDYLETFIYPIPNYNYKKIVHRAKGLFYLLKGLYINLMGLTHDIPNNMIWSILRPVAIIIGMVPLGGLTWILNLILLVIQMVYFPLFMFYFSLWKVLKTILEPIEHIEKKFKEPKEAKEVLKLVCDEIEKLGCPDIDHPRLYARPVLEAARQDAYEVVDEILMRCPKAIRYKR; this is translated from the exons ATGGAGGCTTTACAGGGGCAACCAACAGAAAGAAAAGGTAAACTCACAAAAGTAGAACGCAACAAGCAATTATGTAAAGCTATTGTCGAATACAGATGGGATGATGTAGAATCCATGATAAATGAAGACAAGGGTGTAATCACAGAGGCAATCGATAGTGATGGCAACATGATACTTCATATAGTGGTTGAGATGGGTTCAAACTATTTTGTTAGTGAGATGTTATCAAAAATCGAAGATGTAAAATTacctaaaatgaaaaataaatatggAAGCACAACCCTTCATATTGCTGCAATCGTTGGCAACAAAGAAGCAGCAAAGCTCTTGATTAAGAAAAACAAAGTTTTGTTGGACGCAACAGACTTTAAAGGTGAAACACCTTTGCATAAAGCTTTTGAAAATATGCATCTTTCTACCATTGAATATTTGTTGAAAGTTGCCAATGATGATGGAAAACCCAAGCTGGAAGTAGATGTAAAAAAAGGCATCAACGTTCTTGTTAATGCTATTTCTGCAAAGCAGTATG ATTTAACAAAGGAGTTAATAAAAAGATATCCTGAATTTGTTGTGGAAGACGATGATGTATTGATGGCAATAGCTAAGACCTTTCCGAGTGGGCTAGACTATTTGGAAACATTTATATATCCAA TTCcgaattataattataaaaagaTAGTCCATAGAGCCAAGGGcctcttttatttattaaaaggtCTCTACATCAACTTAATGGGATTAACACATGATATCCCTAACAATATGATTTGGAGTATTTTGCGACCGGTAGCAATCATCATAGGAATGG TTCCATTAGGGGGCCTAACATGGATTTTAAACTTGATTCTCCTCGTCATACAGATGGTTTATTTTCCActctttatgttttatttttcctTGTGGAAGGTTTTAAAAACAATAC TTGAACCAATTGAGCATATCGAGAAGAAATTCAAGGAACCGAAAGAAGCAAAAGAAGTTCTAAAATTGGTATGTGATGAAATAGAGAAGTTAGGGTGCCCTGATATAGATCATCCTCGCTTGTACGCCAGACCAGTTCTAGAAGCAGCACGTCAAGATGCTTATGAGGTTGTTGATGAGATTTTAATGAGATGCCCTAAAGCAATTCGGTACAAAAGATAA